A window of the Synechococcus sp. JA-3-3Ab genome harbors these coding sequences:
- a CDS encoding RNA-guided endonuclease InsQ/TnpB family protein yields the protein MYRRTEKKLRRLQRAVSRKKKGSNRYKKAVKRLSKAHQKVANQRKDFHYKTAKELLSRGKHIAHEALTIGGLARTRLAKSIYDAGWGQFLQILKVKAERAGLLTIAVNPNGTSQECSGCGQVVPKKLHERWHDCPYCGLRLSRDHNSARVIKSRAVGHPVLKARKTSYAVAGVTEKPALYPFASAARSALG from the coding sequence CTGTATCGCCGGACGGAGAAGAAGCTGAGGCGGTTGCAAAGGGCCGTATCCCGGAAAAAGAAAGGGTCAAACCGCTACAAGAAAGCGGTAAAGAGGTTGTCCAAAGCGCACCAGAAGGTAGCCAACCAGCGCAAAGATTTTCACTACAAGACGGCAAAGGAGTTGTTAAGTAGGGGGAAGCACATTGCTCATGAGGCGCTTACTATTGGGGGTCTGGCTAGAACCAGACTAGCCAAGTCTATTTATGATGCCGGGTGGGGACAATTCCTGCAAATCCTTAAGGTCAAGGCTGAAAGAGCTGGGCTGTTAACGATTGCAGTGAATCCAAACGGCACAAGTCAAGAGTGTTCCGGGTGTGGTCAGGTGGTTCCCAAAAAACTCCACGAAAGGTGGCACGATTGCCCCTACTGTGGGCTAAGGCTGTCACGGGACCACAACTCGGCAAGGGTAATCAAATCCAGAGCGGTGGGGCATCCTGTTCTTAAAGCTCGGAAAACGTCCTATGCGGTAGCAGGAGTCACCGAGAAGCCCGCCCTCTACCCGTTCGCGTCAGCGGCGCGGAGCGCTTTAGGGTGA
- the recG gene encoding ATP-dependent DNA helicase RecG encodes MDLQRLQRALSLEAELGFTDLRGREQTFSQFLQSVFGQDPPAGWTLDGEERRRWKELGSRYRLYPQLELAERQHLVAETRRWLDRLRRQQEQAQSGPPSPALPPPKGLSLEQPLQFLKGIGPKSAEKLAQLGLHTVRDALYYFPRDHLDYSRRVLIRQAKVGETVTLVGTVKSCSCFTSPKNPLLTILNLKIADKSGIVTLSRFYSGRQFAQRSWQAALERQYPKGAVVAASGLVKKGRLGLTLDNPQLEVLGGEGEDPERLGKILPVYPLSEGIPADLVRKAVQLALPAAALVEDPLPEPLKRQLQLLDLPLALQQIHFPKTQELLAQARRRLVFDEFFYLQLSLLQRRQRYRAQAQAVPRYQPARGELLDRFYQILPFQLTAGQQRAIDEILADLRDPLPMNRLLQGDVGSGKTVVAVAALLAAIQSGWQAALMAPTEVLAEQHYRKLVEWLSQLQVPVELLTGSTPPAKRREILRQLQTGELPLVVGTHALIQPAVQFRNLGLVVIDEQHRFGVEQRAALQQKGDHPDVLTMTATPIPRTLTLALHGDLDVTQIDELPPGRKPVHTVVARPGDRLQVVRLMEREIAQGRQAYVVLPLIEESEKLDLKSAIEEHQRLQEKVFPQFRVGLLHGRLTSSEKEAVIEAFRRRELDILVSTTVVEVGVDVPNASVMLVEHAERFGLSQLHQLRGRVGRGSDQAYCILMTGSQSEEALRRLKVLEQSHDGFFIAEMDLRFRGPGEVMGTRQSGLPDFALASLMDDQEVLQLARQAAEQLIAQDPELQQWPRLRRILEERQARLLGPALLT; translated from the coding sequence GTGGATCTACAGCGGCTTCAGCGCGCCCTTTCTCTAGAGGCGGAGTTGGGATTTACCGACCTGCGGGGGCGAGAGCAGACCTTCTCCCAGTTTTTGCAGAGCGTGTTTGGCCAGGATCCCCCTGCGGGTTGGACGCTGGATGGAGAGGAGCGACGGCGGTGGAAAGAACTGGGATCCCGCTATCGCCTCTACCCCCAGTTGGAGCTGGCGGAGCGGCAGCACCTGGTGGCGGAAACCCGCCGCTGGCTGGATCGGCTGCGTCGTCAGCAAGAGCAAGCCCAATCTGGCCCACCCAGCCCTGCTTTGCCCCCGCCCAAGGGCCTCAGCTTGGAGCAGCCGCTGCAATTTCTCAAGGGCATTGGCCCCAAGTCGGCGGAGAAGCTGGCACAACTGGGCCTGCACACTGTGCGCGATGCCCTCTACTACTTCCCACGGGATCACCTGGACTATTCCCGCCGGGTGCTCATCCGCCAGGCCAAGGTGGGGGAGACGGTCACCCTGGTGGGGACGGTGAAAAGCTGCAGTTGCTTTACCAGCCCCAAAAACCCCTTGCTGACCATCTTGAACCTCAAGATTGCCGACAAAAGTGGCATAGTCACCCTCAGCCGCTTCTACAGCGGGCGGCAATTTGCCCAGCGCAGTTGGCAGGCGGCCCTGGAGCGGCAGTACCCCAAGGGGGCAGTGGTGGCGGCCAGCGGCCTGGTGAAAAAGGGCCGCTTGGGCTTGACGCTGGACAACCCGCAACTGGAGGTGCTGGGGGGAGAGGGCGAGGATCCGGAGAGATTGGGCAAGATTCTACCCGTTTACCCCCTTTCAGAAGGGATCCCCGCCGATCTGGTGCGCAAGGCCGTCCAGCTCGCCCTGCCGGCAGCTGCCTTGGTGGAGGATCCCTTGCCGGAGCCCCTGAAGCGGCAGTTGCAGCTGTTGGACTTGCCCCTTGCCCTGCAGCAGATCCACTTTCCCAAGACGCAAGAGCTGCTGGCCCAGGCCCGGCGGCGGCTGGTGTTCGATGAGTTCTTCTACCTGCAACTTAGCCTCTTGCAGCGGCGGCAGCGCTACCGCGCCCAAGCTCAGGCTGTACCTCGCTACCAGCCGGCCAGAGGGGAGCTCTTGGATCGCTTCTACCAGATCCTGCCCTTCCAGCTTACTGCGGGCCAGCAGCGGGCCATCGATGAGATCCTGGCGGATCTGCGGGATCCCTTGCCCATGAACCGCCTGCTGCAGGGGGATGTGGGATCCGGCAAAACTGTGGTGGCGGTGGCGGCCTTGCTGGCGGCGATTCAATCCGGCTGGCAGGCGGCCCTCATGGCCCCCACCGAGGTCTTGGCCGAGCAGCACTACCGCAAGCTGGTGGAGTGGCTGAGCCAACTGCAAGTGCCCGTTGAACTCTTGACCGGCTCCACCCCCCCCGCCAAGCGGCGCGAGATCCTGCGGCAGTTGCAGACCGGGGAGCTGCCCCTAGTTGTTGGTACCCATGCCCTCATCCAGCCGGCGGTGCAGTTTCGCAACCTGGGCTTGGTGGTTATCGACGAGCAGCACCGCTTTGGCGTCGAACAGCGGGCTGCCCTGCAACAGAAAGGGGATCACCCCGATGTCCTGACCATGACGGCCACCCCCATCCCCCGCACCCTTACCCTGGCCCTGCACGGGGATCTGGATGTTACCCAAATTGACGAGCTGCCCCCGGGGCGCAAGCCGGTGCATACGGTGGTAGCTCGACCCGGGGATCGCCTGCAGGTGGTGCGGCTGATGGAGCGGGAAATTGCCCAGGGACGGCAGGCCTACGTGGTGCTGCCCCTGATTGAGGAGTCGGAGAAGCTGGATCTCAAGTCAGCCATTGAAGAGCACCAGCGCCTGCAGGAGAAGGTCTTCCCCCAGTTCCGGGTGGGCCTGCTGCACGGGCGCCTAACTAGCAGCGAGAAAGAGGCTGTCATCGAAGCCTTTCGCCGGCGGGAGCTGGATATCCTCGTCTCCACCACAGTGGTGGAAGTAGGGGTGGATGTGCCCAACGCCTCGGTGATGCTGGTGGAGCATGCCGAGCGCTTTGGCCTCTCCCAGCTCCACCAACTGCGGGGGCGGGTGGGGCGGGGATCCGACCAGGCCTACTGCATTCTAATGACGGGATCCCAAAGCGAAGAGGCCCTGCGTCGGCTAAAAGTCCTGGAGCAGTCCCACGATGGCTTTTTCATTGCCGAGATGGACCTGCGCTTCCGCGGCCCTGGGGAGGTGATGGGCACCCGCCAGTCGGGGCTGCCCGACTTTGCCCTGGCCAGCCTCATGGACGACCAAGAGGTGCTGCAGTTGGCCCGCCAGGCGGCCGAGCAGCTCATTGCCCAAGACCCGGAGCTGCAGCAGTGGCCCCGCCTGCGCCGCATACTGGAAGAACGCCAGGCCCGCCTGTTGGGGCCGGCTTTGTTGACGTGA
- the psaM gene encoding photosystem I reaction center subunit XII yields MTDAQVFTILAIALVPAVMAALLGSALARS; encoded by the coding sequence ATGACCGACGCGCAAGTTTTCACCATCCTGGCCATTGCCCTGGTGCCGGCCGTGATGGCCGCGCTCCTGGGATCCGCCTTGGCCCGCAGCTAG
- the glyA gene encoding serine hydroxymethyltransferase, which produces MVAAPQSLTTPRDNLAILAETDPVVYRLIQQELNRQRDHLEMIASENFTSPAVLAAQGSVLTNKYAEGLPGKRYYGGCEFIDEIEQLAIDRAKQLFGAAHANVQPHSGAQANFAVFLALLQPGDTIMGMDLAHGGHLTHGSPVNVSGKWFRVVHYGVDPQTERIDFDQVRDLARQHRPKLIICGYSAYPRIIDFAAFRAIADEVGAYLMADIAHIAGLVATGHHPNPVPICDVVTTTTHKTLRGPRGGLILTRDPELGKKLDKAVFPGSQGGPLEHVIAGKAVAFGEALQPSFAQYSAQVIANAQALAATLQRRGIRLVSGGTDNHLVLLDLRSVSAVLEKNGAADPVMTGKRADRLMEEIHITANKNTIPFDPQPPSVASGLRLGSPALTTRGLGPAEFEEIGEIIADCLFQPGDPGVLEACRRRVAELCRRFPLYPHLG; this is translated from the coding sequence ATGGTAGCCGCTCCGCAAAGCTTGACCACTCCCCGGGACAACCTGGCCATTTTGGCGGAAACGGATCCCGTCGTCTACCGCCTCATCCAGCAGGAGCTCAACCGGCAGCGGGATCACCTGGAGATGATTGCCAGCGAGAACTTCACCTCGCCGGCTGTCCTGGCCGCCCAGGGCTCGGTGCTGACCAACAAGTATGCAGAGGGGCTGCCCGGCAAGCGCTACTACGGCGGCTGCGAGTTTATCGACGAGATCGAACAACTGGCCATCGACCGCGCCAAGCAACTCTTTGGAGCGGCCCACGCCAACGTGCAGCCCCACTCCGGCGCCCAGGCCAATTTTGCCGTTTTCCTGGCCCTGCTGCAGCCGGGAGACACGATCATGGGCATGGATCTGGCCCACGGCGGCCACCTCACCCACGGCTCGCCAGTGAACGTCTCCGGCAAGTGGTTCCGCGTGGTGCACTATGGTGTGGATCCCCAGACGGAGCGGATTGACTTCGACCAGGTGCGGGATCTGGCCCGGCAGCACCGGCCTAAGCTCATTATCTGCGGCTACTCGGCCTATCCGCGGATCATTGACTTTGCCGCTTTCCGCGCCATTGCCGACGAGGTGGGGGCCTATCTAATGGCCGATATCGCCCACATTGCCGGCCTGGTGGCCACCGGCCACCACCCCAACCCGGTACCTATCTGCGATGTGGTCACCACCACCACCCACAAGACGCTGCGGGGGCCACGCGGCGGGCTGATCCTCACCCGCGACCCGGAATTGGGCAAAAAGCTGGACAAGGCGGTGTTCCCCGGCAGCCAAGGGGGGCCTTTGGAGCATGTCATTGCCGGCAAGGCGGTGGCCTTTGGAGAAGCCCTGCAGCCCAGCTTTGCCCAGTACTCAGCCCAGGTCATTGCCAATGCCCAGGCGCTGGCGGCAACGCTGCAGCGGCGGGGCATCCGGCTGGTTTCAGGGGGCACCGACAACCACCTGGTGTTGCTGGATCTGCGCTCGGTCTCGGCAGTGCTGGAGAAAAACGGGGCTGCTGATCCAGTGATGACAGGCAAGCGGGCGGATCGCCTGATGGAAGAGATCCACATTACTGCCAACAAAAACACCATCCCCTTTGACCCGCAGCCGCCCTCTGTGGCCAGCGGCCTGCGCCTGGGATCCCCGGCCTTGACCACCCGCGGCCTGGGGCCGGCAGAATTTGAGGAAATTGGGGAAATTATCGCTGACTGCCTGTTCCAGCCAGGGGATCCGGGTGTGCTCGAAGCCTGTCGCCGGCGAGTGGCCGAGCTCTGCCGCCGTTTTCCGCTCTACCCCCACTTGGGATAA
- a CDS encoding glycosyltransferase family 4 protein, which translates to MPYLVAFLAAACVVLWATPVVKAVGIRSGQLDFPDERKIHRQPMVRLGGVSIFFGNLVALLLLWGAGAFAGLRTEQEYEIWGVTIGGVLFFLIGLADDLFQLSPFSRLAMQFGVAAAAWGVGVRIEFINLPGIGIWPFPVWLSLLVTLLWLVGMANAINFMDGLDGLAAGVSGIAAVVMLMVTLLLDRPAAAMLAAALAGACLGFLRYNFNPAQIFMGDGGAYFLGFTLAGIGVIGVAKGVTTLAVALPFFILAVPILDMSAVILKRLARGKSPFHPDKGHLHHRLLKAGLSQRHSVLLIYAMTLWGGSLALALAGLPAGSTYLGGASLVLAGVSWGAWQRHRQRQRSLAAEDTQVQATDSVNSKKD; encoded by the coding sequence ATGCCTTACTTGGTTGCCTTTTTGGCTGCTGCCTGTGTGGTTCTCTGGGCAACCCCGGTGGTGAAGGCGGTCGGGATCCGCAGCGGCCAGTTGGATTTTCCCGATGAGCGCAAGATCCACCGGCAGCCGATGGTGCGCCTAGGGGGGGTCTCTATCTTTTTTGGCAACCTGGTGGCACTACTCTTGCTCTGGGGAGCCGGAGCCTTCGCCGGCTTGCGCACCGAGCAGGAGTACGAGATCTGGGGGGTAACCATTGGCGGCGTTTTGTTTTTTTTGATCGGCCTGGCCGACGATCTGTTCCAGTTGTCGCCCTTTTCCCGCCTGGCGATGCAGTTTGGGGTGGCTGCCGCCGCCTGGGGAGTGGGGGTGCGCATCGAGTTCATTAACCTACCGGGGATCGGCATCTGGCCCTTTCCGGTATGGCTGAGCCTGCTGGTTACCCTGCTGTGGCTGGTGGGGATGGCCAACGCCATCAACTTCATGGACGGCCTGGATGGCTTGGCGGCAGGCGTGTCGGGGATCGCAGCAGTCGTGATGCTGATGGTAACGCTGCTCCTGGATCGGCCGGCGGCGGCCATGCTGGCGGCAGCCTTGGCCGGGGCCTGCCTGGGCTTTTTGCGCTACAACTTCAACCCGGCCCAGATCTTCATGGGAGATGGGGGAGCCTACTTTCTGGGCTTTACCCTGGCCGGGATCGGGGTCATTGGGGTGGCCAAGGGGGTAACCACGCTGGCGGTGGCCCTGCCGTTTTTTATCCTGGCCGTGCCGATTTTGGATATGTCTGCCGTGATCCTCAAGCGGCTGGCTAGAGGCAAGTCCCCCTTTCATCCCGACAAGGGCCACTTGCACCATCGCCTGCTCAAAGCCGGCCTGTCGCAGCGGCATTCAGTACTCTTGATCTACGCCATGACCCTCTGGGGGGGATCCCTGGCCTTGGCCCTGGCCGGCCTGCCGGCAGGGAGTACCTATCTGGGCGGGGCCTCGCTGGTGTTGGCGGGAGTAAGCTGGGGGGCCTGGCAACGCCACCGTCAGCGGCAACGGTCTTTGGCTGCTGAAGATACCCAGGTTCAAGCAACAGATTCAGTTAATTCAAAAAAGGATTAA
- a CDS encoding adenine phosphoribosyltransferase has protein sequence MDLRAFIRLVPDFPKPGILFRDITPLLRDPAGFRAAIEQLAAGTATMGSLDYVVGIESRGFILGAALAQHLGLGFVPVRKPGKLPPPVLSQSYSLEYGQDQLQLHAHALRPGDRVVIVDDVIATGGTAAATAQLVAQSGAEVGGFAFLIELAFLSGRKLLPPEIPTHVVMVDESN, from the coding sequence ATGGATTTGCGCGCCTTCATCCGCTTGGTGCCCGATTTTCCCAAACCCGGGATCCTCTTTCGCGACATAACCCCCCTGCTGCGGGATCCAGCAGGCTTTCGGGCGGCAATTGAACAGTTGGCTGCCGGTACTGCCACTATGGGATCCCTGGACTATGTGGTGGGCATTGAGTCGCGGGGGTTTATTCTGGGGGCTGCTTTGGCTCAGCATTTGGGGTTGGGATTTGTCCCGGTTCGCAAACCCGGCAAGTTGCCACCGCCGGTGCTTAGCCAAAGCTATAGTCTAGAGTACGGCCAAGACCAGCTGCAACTCCATGCCCACGCCCTGCGCCCCGGCGACCGGGTGGTGATCGTGGATGATGTCATCGCCACCGGGGGCACTGCTGCCGCCACCGCTCAGTTGGTGGCCCAGAGCGGCGCTGAGGTGGGAGGGTTTGCCTTTCTAATTGAGCTGGCTTTCTTGTCGGGCCGCAAGCTCCTGCCCCCTGAGATCCCCACCCATGTGGTGATGGTGGACGAATCCAACTAG
- a CDS encoding peptidase M3, with protein MVFPTSDPPFDHFSGPGEEPIPAWDELEEQVQQFARCYRGQVAQLSPPELGKALQVLLQLTQALAAHLAEGREGIPATPVQAPSWRDLERAISLQSHLLFFPLELQSLLAVSPDEPAAELPPEPEERRLDLLAAACADPGLRPFRQFLCGLLQQRGHQQAEPLERLLHQQRLAGRLAWRQLWQVTLSSPALPQQQSTETLAHLQSLQTHPSAEIRWAAYQRLGQHLEAHAELGGFILSVLIRDHLWEAQWRGYDSAAELYLARHGLGQPFWEQLLDGIRDRFDLFQRYYRLKSRALGRSIRTCDLYAPWGDPAPPLTAAEATSLVWAALQEFCPDCAAQAKPWLPEIRSNLEAPAGKPETPSLGGEPLALLLQALEALSRRLRPEGPRVWLDLEELQGTIQPSWEIRVHTAFLQQMLLDYLLEGARGTPAPPRLRDRGSGPEALRSGSLTLAQALLIHHLEAQLQAVFYQSLIARLELLLYRSEISQGDTAPLAPSEAGPTYWVGEEWLKLSQELCGDAVELLPEEQFRWVGMPELFLRPFSAPQVSLASLVALACYRQYHLSPRTFLPSYLNWLASPPGSLSWAESAQLLQVELSDPEAVLQGLEELEHWIEVLEELLEEDQN; from the coding sequence GTGGTCTTTCCTACTTCCGACCCTCCCTTTGACCATTTTTCTGGCCCCGGGGAAGAGCCCATCCCAGCGTGGGATGAGCTGGAAGAGCAGGTACAGCAGTTTGCCCGCTGCTACCGAGGGCAAGTGGCCCAGCTCAGCCCACCAGAGCTGGGAAAGGCGCTGCAAGTCTTGTTGCAGCTAACACAAGCCCTGGCAGCTCACCTTGCAGAGGGCAGGGAAGGGATCCCGGCTACCCCTGTTCAGGCCCCAAGCTGGCGGGATCTGGAACGGGCTATCTCCCTGCAAAGCCACTTGCTCTTTTTCCCCCTGGAGCTGCAGTCCCTGTTGGCTGTCTCTCCCGACGAGCCTGCCGCCGAGTTGCCGCCCGAGCCAGAGGAGCGGCGCTTGGATCTTTTGGCTGCTGCCTGTGCCGATCCAGGGCTGCGCCCCTTTCGCCAGTTTCTGTGTGGCCTCCTCCAGCAGCGAGGTCACCAGCAGGCGGAGCCTCTGGAACGTCTACTCCACCAGCAGCGCCTGGCCGGACGCTTGGCCTGGCGGCAGTTGTGGCAAGTCACCCTTAGCTCCCCCGCTCTCCCCCAACAGCAGTCGACTGAAACCCTTGCCCACCTGCAGAGCCTGCAAACCCACCCCAGCGCTGAGATCCGCTGGGCGGCCTACCAGCGGTTGGGCCAACACCTAGAAGCCCATGCAGAGCTAGGGGGATTTATTCTCAGCGTCCTCATCCGCGACCACCTCTGGGAAGCCCAGTGGCGGGGCTACGATTCTGCCGCCGAGCTTTACCTGGCTCGCCATGGCCTCGGCCAGCCCTTTTGGGAGCAGCTGCTGGACGGGATCCGCGATCGCTTCGACCTGTTCCAGCGCTACTACCGCCTAAAAAGCCGCGCCCTGGGCCGTTCCATCCGTACCTGCGACCTCTATGCGCCCTGGGGGGATCCGGCTCCTCCCCTCACCGCCGCCGAGGCTACCTCCCTGGTCTGGGCGGCCCTGCAAGAGTTCTGCCCCGACTGTGCAGCCCAGGCCAAACCCTGGTTACCGGAAATCCGCTCCAACTTGGAAGCACCCGCCGGCAAGCCAGAGACGCCATCGTTAGGGGGTGAACCCCTCGCCTTGCTGCTGCAAGCCCTTGAAGCCCTCAGCCGGCGGCTCCGGCCTGAGGGGCCTCGGGTTTGGCTGGATCTGGAGGAGCTGCAAGGAACTATCCAGCCCTCCTGGGAAATTCGGGTGCACACCGCGTTTTTACAGCAGATGCTGCTCGACTACCTGCTGGAGGGGGCGCGGGGCACGCCGGCGCCACCTCGTCTCCGCGATCGGGGAAGCGGGCCGGAGGCCTTGCGCTCCGGCAGCCTTACCTTGGCCCAGGCCCTGTTGATTCACCACCTGGAGGCGCAGTTGCAAGCCGTGTTCTACCAGAGCTTGATTGCGCGGCTGGAGCTGCTCCTCTACCGGTCGGAGATCTCGCAAGGCGACACCGCTCCACTGGCCCCATCCGAGGCTGGCCCTACCTACTGGGTCGGCGAAGAGTGGCTGAAGCTGAGCCAGGAGCTGTGCGGCGATGCGGTGGAGCTGTTGCCGGAAGAGCAGTTCCGCTGGGTGGGGATGCCGGAGCTGTTTCTGCGCCCCTTCAGCGCCCCTCAGGTCAGCCTGGCCAGCCTGGTTGCCCTGGCCTGTTACCGCCAGTATCATCTGTCTCCGCGGACCTTTTTGCCCAGCTACCTGAATTGGCTGGCCAGCCCGCCCGGATCCCTAAGCTGGGCAGAATCGGCCCAGCTGCTCCAGGTGGAGCTAAGCGACCCAGAGGCAGTGTTGCAGGGGTTGGAGGAACTGGAGCATTGGATCGAGGTGCTGGAAGAGCTGCTGGAAGAGGATCAAAACTAG
- a CDS encoding YifB family Mg chelatase-like AAA ATPase: MFAQVTAAALVGLKAVGVTVEVDVGGGLPQITLVGLPDTAVQEAKERVRAAIKNSGFALPQRRIIVNLAPADLRKEGPSFDLPIAIGILAAAGVVEREALANTLLLGELALDGTLRPVAGVLPIAASAAEMGIRRLVVPRENGPEGALVQGIQVYGLPSLAAVVSWLQNPQGVEPVRIQREQMLPTETEPLLDLADVKGQEHARRALEIAAAGGHNLLLVGSPGAGKTMLARRLPGILPRLQWEEMLEITRIYSAAGLLRQNLHLGRQTPLITQRPFRAPHHSASAVALVGGGPYPKPGEISLAHHGVLYLDELTEFRREVLEVLRQPLEDGKVTISRARVSLEFPAQTTLVASTNPCPCGFYGDPVQPCTCTPQQRERYWSKLSGPLLDRIDLQVRVNRLKPEEIVRLQGGESSQAVRQRVEQARQRQRQRFQNEPGIHCNAQMQPRHLRQWCALSEPCRKLLESAIQKLGLSARGSDRILKVARTIADLEGAEAIAPTHLAEAIQYRSLDRGRP, translated from the coding sequence GTGTTTGCTCAGGTCACTGCTGCTGCCCTGGTGGGACTCAAGGCCGTGGGGGTCACGGTAGAGGTGGATGTGGGCGGTGGCTTGCCCCAGATTACCCTGGTGGGGCTGCCCGATACAGCCGTTCAGGAGGCCAAAGAGCGGGTACGGGCGGCCATCAAGAACTCCGGCTTTGCCCTGCCCCAGCGGCGGATCATCGTCAACTTGGCCCCCGCCGATCTGCGCAAAGAGGGCCCCAGCTTCGATCTGCCCATTGCCATCGGCATCCTGGCAGCCGCAGGAGTAGTTGAGCGGGAAGCGCTGGCCAACACCCTGCTGCTGGGGGAATTGGCCCTGGATGGCACCCTGCGTCCTGTGGCGGGAGTTTTGCCCATCGCCGCCAGCGCCGCCGAGATGGGGATCCGCCGCCTGGTGGTGCCCCGAGAAAACGGCCCGGAAGGGGCGCTGGTGCAAGGGATCCAGGTGTATGGGCTGCCCTCTTTGGCGGCAGTGGTGAGCTGGCTGCAAAACCCCCAGGGAGTTGAGCCGGTGCGGATCCAGCGGGAGCAGATGCTGCCCACCGAAACGGAACCCCTGCTGGATTTGGCCGATGTCAAGGGGCAAGAGCACGCCCGACGGGCCCTGGAGATCGCGGCGGCCGGCGGCCACAACCTGTTGCTGGTGGGCAGCCCGGGAGCGGGCAAGACCATGCTCGCGCGTCGTCTGCCCGGCATTTTGCCGCGGCTGCAGTGGGAAGAGATGTTGGAAATTACCCGCATCTACTCGGCAGCCGGCCTGTTGCGGCAAAATCTCCACCTGGGGCGCCAGACTCCCCTGATTACGCAGCGGCCCTTTCGGGCTCCCCACCACTCGGCTTCGGCGGTGGCGCTGGTGGGTGGTGGCCCCTACCCCAAGCCTGGCGAGATCTCCCTTGCTCACCACGGTGTCCTGTACCTGGATGAACTGACGGAATTCCGGCGGGAGGTGTTGGAGGTGCTGCGCCAGCCTTTGGAAGATGGCAAGGTCACCATCTCCCGCGCCCGCGTTTCTCTGGAGTTTCCCGCCCAAACCACCCTGGTGGCCTCCACCAACCCTTGCCCCTGCGGTTTCTATGGAGATCCCGTTCAGCCCTGCACCTGTACGCCGCAGCAGCGGGAGCGCTACTGGTCCAAGCTCTCCGGGCCGCTGTTGGATCGCATCGACTTGCAGGTGCGGGTCAACCGCCTCAAGCCAGAAGAAATTGTCCGCCTCCAGGGCGGCGAATCTTCCCAAGCGGTGCGGCAGCGGGTGGAACAGGCGCGGCAGCGCCAACGGCAGCGCTTCCAAAACGAGCCAGGGATCCACTGCAACGCCCAGATGCAACCCCGCCACCTGCGGCAGTGGTGTGCCCTGTCCGAGCCCTGTCGCAAACTCTTGGAGAGCGCCATCCAAAAGCTGGGCCTGTCTGCGCGGGGGAGCGACCGCATCCTCAAGGTGGCCCGCACCATCGCCGACCTGGAGGGTGCCGAGGCCATCGCCCCCACCCACCTCGCCGAGGCCATCCAGTATCGCAGCCTGGATCGCGGGCGGCCCTGA
- the recF gene encoding DNA replication/repair protein RecF, producing MYLRFLHLWHFRNYRDQKISFEAPKTILVGENAQGKTNLLEAVELLATLRSRRAGRDRELVQQGAEKARIAATVERLGVAHELAMELRSQGGRSLRVNGQGLRRQSDFLGQVSAVVFSSLDLELVRGAPEARRTWLDGVLLQLEPAYLGLVEQYRQILKQRNALLKQDPLAAGDKVPQMAFWDAQLATLGSRILRRRARLLQRLEPLAARWHQAISGGRETLSLTYRPQVPLPDPQADPKVVQAQFLAAIRAKAAAEQALGTSLVGPHRDEVELGIDGVAARAYGSQGQQRTLVLALKLAELELIEQVKGDPPLLLLDDVLAELDLHRQNQLLEAIQERVQTLVTTTHLGSFDAAWLQGAQILQVHQGQIAPSPASLPLA from the coding sequence GTGTACCTGCGTTTTCTGCACCTGTGGCACTTTCGCAACTACCGGGATCAAAAGATCTCCTTCGAGGCGCCCAAGACCATCCTGGTGGGGGAGAACGCCCAGGGCAAGACCAACCTCTTGGAGGCGGTGGAGCTCTTGGCCACCCTGCGCTCGCGGCGGGCCGGTCGGGATCGGGAGTTGGTGCAGCAGGGGGCAGAGAAGGCCCGGATCGCCGCCACGGTGGAGCGGCTGGGGGTGGCCCACGAGCTGGCGATGGAGCTGCGCAGCCAAGGGGGGCGATCCCTAAGGGTTAACGGCCAGGGGCTACGGCGACAATCGGACTTTTTGGGGCAGGTGAGTGCCGTGGTGTTCTCCAGCCTGGATTTGGAGCTGGTGCGGGGAGCTCCAGAAGCGCGGCGCACCTGGCTGGACGGGGTGTTGCTTCAACTGGAGCCGGCTTACCTGGGCCTGGTGGAGCAGTATCGTCAGATCCTCAAGCAGCGCAATGCCCTCTTGAAGCAGGATCCCTTGGCTGCGGGCGACAAAGTACCTCAGATGGCCTTTTGGGACGCGCAACTGGCCACCCTTGGCAGCCGCATCCTGCGCCGCCGCGCCCGGCTGTTGCAGCGGCTAGAACCCCTGGCCGCCCGCTGGCACCAGGCCATCAGCGGCGGACGGGAGACCCTCAGCCTCACCTACCGCCCGCAGGTGCCCCTGCCGGATCCCCAGGCCGATCCCAAGGTGGTTCAAGCCCAATTTTTGGCCGCGATCCGCGCCAAGGCTGCTGCCGAACAGGCCCTGGGCACCTCTCTGGTTGGCCCCCACCGAGACGAGGTGGAGCTGGGCATCGACGGAGTTGCCGCCCGCGCCTATGGATCCCAGGGGCAGCAGCGCACCTTGGTCTTGGCCCTCAAATTGGCGGAGCTGGAACTGATCGAGCAGGTGAAGGGGGATCCGCCCCTGCTGCTGCTGGACGACGTGCTGGCAGAGCTGGATCTGCACCGCCAAAACCAGCTCTTGGAGGCGATTCAAGAACGGGTGCAGACTTTGGTTACCACCACCCACCTGGGATCCTTCGACGCCGCTTGGCTCCAAGGGGCGCAAATCCTGCAAGTGCACCAGGGGCAGATTGCTCCCTCCCCCGCCTCGCTCCCCTTGGCTTAA